The following DNA comes from Halostagnicola kamekurae.
GTGATTGCCCGACTGCATCCCCGTAAACTCCCAGTCCGCGCGGCCGGTGATCATCAGCCACCAGACGCCGATGAACTTCTGGGGCTCGATCCAGTCGACGCCCTGCGGGAACTCGTCGGGGTCGTAGTCCTCGTTGAGGTTGACGATGAGATTCGACTCGATGAGATCGCCCGGTCGCTCGCCCAGTTGGATCGTCCGCCAGGGTGTTCGGTGCGGCGCCGACGCCGACACCTTCGACCCATCGGGCAGGGGCGCTAGCGAAGACTCGAAGGTCGCCGCTCCGTCTCGAGCGGGTTCGACGGCCATCGCCCCGTAGTCGACGAGATCCGCCTCGTGAACGCTCAGGTAGAGACCGTCGTCGGTTCGCATCGTGATCGGGGTGTGCGCGCCGCCGAAGTCGCTCTGACCGCCGATCTCGCTCAGAGGCGTCTCGTTGTACGTGTACTCGTAGCTGTTGAAGTCGTTTGGGATCCACCAGGACGTATAGTCGTCTCCAAAGGCGAACTCGGTCCGCTCGGATGCGACGACGAAATCCCCGAAGCCTCCCGCTTCCGGAAAGACGTAGCGGAACCCGACGCCGTCATCGAACACGCGCAACTCCAGGGTCAGTGCGCGACCGTCGGCCTCCTCGGCCAGGCCGAGGCGCAGTTCTTCGTAGTGCTCTCGGATCTCGTCGTACTGGTCCCAGACCGGCGACCACGTCTCGTCGACCGTCGATCGCTCGCTGCCGGTGACGGTGATGTCGTCGTCGAAATCGGCCTGTCCCTGGAACTCGAAGCCCAGTCCGGAATCGTCGATGACCGTAGTCCCGTCGTAAGCGACGCTGTAGGTCGGTGCTCCGTCCGCGACGTCGACCGTCGCCTCGACGGTGCCATCGGGCGAGGTAACCGTCTGTCTGGACGCGTCGTCACCGTCCGTTACCTGTGCGGCGACTCTTTCCGGAACGGATACCGAGAAGGCTGCCGCCGCCATCATCGATGTGATTCCGCCGACGAACCCTCGTCGATCCACGGCTATCGGTAAATCGTGTTTGTCTTTCTCAGACATCGTCTCTCCGGATGCTACACGCAATCATAAATTTAACTATTATTGTAGTATATCTAATGCGTGACTGTCGGCTGAACAGATAATTCGTCGCCGTCTCGTCCGTCCCGCCTCGAGCAATACCACGATTTCGGGATCTCCAACGGTCGTAGCAACGCACAACCGTCCGAGCTAGTCCGAGCGCTCGATCGATCGGCCACCTCCGAGTAATCGAAACGGGCGGTGCGATTTTTCGGGTGTGAAACAATTCTCAAGCCGCTCTCTCGGTCCAGTTGACGAGGCGGCTCGGTCCTGCTCGAGACAGTTGTCCGAGATCCGAGCCGAAGACGAGAAACGAATCGATATCGTCACGTGGCACCTATTGCGTGCCGTCAGGGACGACGGATCTGTGGCGGTCTCAGGCGTCGCCTGCCGGACACTGTTCGATGACTTCGTCGTCGGAGTCGTTCGCCGTCTCGTCGGACGAGCCGTCGGAGCCAGCACCCGTCGTCTCATCGGACGAGTCATCGGCGTCGCCCGCTGTCTCGTCAGACGAACCGTCCGCTGTTTCATCAGACGAATCCTCGGGCGTCGTCTCGGCTTCGAACAGTCCCTCTTCAACAAGATCCGTGACTAACCGCGTGTGCCACTGAACGCGCGTCTCGAGGGCAGGACCGCGCGAGAGGGTTTCGATGAGGAACGACTGGGCGTCCAGGTCTCGTGCGGCCTTGTGGACGAGCAATCCGCTCGGTTCGGTTTCCGGCCCGGCGAAGGTATCAGTCGTGAACTCGAGCGCCGGTTCATCGACGAGGTTTTGGCTCACGGTGTCGGCAGCCTGGTCGGCATCGGTCGCGGTCTCGGCACCGTCCGAGTGGAAAATCGCCTGTCCGACGCCGTCGACGGGGCCGCCGGCGTAGATGCCGATCGACTCGTGGAGGTCGATAACGATGTCGGGATCGTGGTTTTCGAGGACGTTCCATATCGCTCGAGCGACGTCGGTCGTCGGCTCTTGGCCTTGGGGGAACTGACGGTTCAGATCGATACCGTCGTCGCCGCTTCGCGTCCCGAGCTCGACGGCCTCGGCGTTCGCTCGGGGGATCGTGACGAGCGTGCCAGCGTCGATATCCCACTCAGCGATAGCGCTCGCTGCTTCGTACCCTCCGACCTCGTTGCCGTGCATTCCGCCGACGACCACTACGGTCGGCCCGTCGGCACTTGCAGTCGTCCGATACACCGTCGTTTCGTGATCGGTGCCTTCGAGAATTTGATACGATTCCCTCGAGCTGTCGCTTTCGGATCCGTCGTTTGCACCAGCGACGCCAATGAGTGCGAAACTGGCTGTGGCTGTCAACAATGATCGTCGAGATGTCTGCAATGATCCCATGTGAGCGATACCTCGGAGACAGAGACTTTTTATTATAGTTCTGCTAGCCCGCTGTATCCATCTGACCGGCGAATGCGATCGCTATCTCCCGGTAATCAGGCATAGACGCTCTAGAACGAGACCGTTGCAGTTTCGGATCACAGTTCCGTTATTTGAAAGTGTCATTACACTATATTTTTGGAGTGAAAGAGCGCAGAAACCACAGCTAACTCGATTATAAATATAACCGGGAGAGGACAAGAAAAGCGGTAGACAGCGGATCCAGAACGCACGGATAATCACCCTCGCAGATTCGGACCGACCGCAGTAGCGATATGAAGACGGCGTTGACTCGAGACGAAGTGGCTCGAAACGGCACCCGTCGTATACCCCATTCCAAGACGGCCGCCGCCGACTGAAATCACTCGCTGGGCTCGCTGTGTCAACGCGTGCCGCGAACCGCCGTACTGTGCTCGGGGGGTGACGGCGTGGTACTGCAGCCGATACCGACGATTCGATGGACATCCGCTCAGACAGCAATTCAACACCCATGAAATTCGAAACGACGACTCGAGAAACGCGATGGACCGTACTCACCGCAGTAATGATCGTATCGATGCTCGCTCTGTCGACAGTCGCCGCGGGTGCAGCAACCGCGGCCGTTCAGGACGGCGACGAAAACGCCACTGCCGACCTCGAGTTGACGGTCGATGCACCGGACTCGGTCGAGACGAGCGAATCGGCGACGATCGACGTCACCGTGGCCGCAGCAGGCGACGAGCAGGTCACGACCGATGTCGTCTTCGAGATCGATGGTGAGGAGATACGAGAGGAAGTGACCGCCAGTGCCGACGAGGATGGGTCTGTCACGATCACCGTCGAAGGGGTTGCCCTCTCTGAGGGTGACAATCAGTGGACGGTCACCGCCGGTGACGAGGAACAGTCGGGAACGCTCGCCGTAACCGATAGCGCGGACGATAGCGAGACCGACGACGAGTCAACTGACGAGAGCGGCGCTTCAGGGAACGAGACCACTGGTGACGATACCGCTGATAACGGCACCGAGACCGGTGACGAGGGTACTACCGACAACGAAAGCAACGCATCGGAGAACGAATCCGCTGCGAACGAGACCGCCGACAACGAGAGTCCCAGCGGCGACACTGCCGACAACGAAACTGCCGGTGACGACACCGAAGGCGAAAACAACGCCTCGGGCACCGACGGCGACACCGACTCCCAGAACGACGACTCCGCTCCCGGATTCGGCGTCGTTGGGACGCTCGCTGCCGTGCTCGTCGGAGGGTTGCTGTTCGCCCGTCGACGTAGCTGAGCACTCGGCGGCCGATTCCGACCGTAGACAGCCGTTGTCTTCGGAGTGCAGTTAGCTGGATCTCTGCGCACGACCGCCGATGACCGAATCCTCGAGATCTTCCGCGAACGCGGTAATCTGACCCCCGCGCCGGTCGAGGAGTTCGGTGGCCCCTCCAGTAGCCACGCGAGCCGTAGCTGCAAGAAATTCGCTCGCCACGGGCTACTCGAGCAGATTGTTACCGGCCTCTACACGATTACTGATGAAGGGAAGGCGTATCTCGACGATGAGTTCGATGCGAGTGAACTCGACCCGCTCGAGGATTCCAAATAAGCTCTTTGTTTGAGGAACGTACTCAGGAGGCAATTACCCTGTTAGTGAACACAGACTCTATATCTCGTACTGTTTTTTGATGATTTGATTGGCACTCCATTTGAAAAATCAAATGTACCGACACTACTCGCCCTCTACAAGTTACGTAAGGGTCTGAATGAGAGATTCGGCCCATTCTTCAGGACCACCCACGAAAAAGAGTAGTAGTACTAAGAGGATTATAAGCACGAATGCGATTATTCCAATGATCCTGAAAGCCATGTGAGATCGTACATACTAATCCGGTATAAAGCCTGCACCCGGCAACCACCATTTCATGTGCTTCAACTCGAGATATGCGTGCGGAAGCAGGGTGAGGGCGTTGTAATTTTTTGGCGCTGTCCCCTTGGGGACACATTACAGTCCTAGGCTCAATTTTTGCAGCACTGTTGAGAATCGCGAGAGATCACGGAAGGACGTGACTTCGTTCACCAAGTGTATCACTCTGGTAGTCACTATCTCGAGTCGTAACCCACACTTCAAGATACCACCTCGCAGAAATCAGGACTCAATGAGTTGCACACCGTGGTTCGAGAGCCGAGGCGTTTGACGACGACATTACCCGAGAATATCGCAATCGGAGTCAGATTCGTCCGTACTCTTCGCGTTAGTATGCCAGGGTTCGTATTCCCCATCGGTTGTGATGGTCGGGCCAAACGCGAAACACCCCCAATTCTCGTCGGTGTACCGATCCGTGTGTGTCTCTCCGTTATCGACGGTCACCTCGGCCTCGAGAGCGCCGCTGGCGTCGCCCCAGGTGCCATCGACGTTTTCCTCCGTCCAGGTGCGCCCTTCCGCTCGGGGGAGTTCGTGACTCGAGTTGTGGACCTGCGTTTCGTTGCGGATCAGCGTCGCCTCCAGGTGGTGTGGTTCGTCGTGGAAATTACGAACAACGATTCCGGAAAACGGAGCGCGTGGTTCGGGTTCCTTTCTCCCGAGACAGCCGGCCGGAACCCCTGCCACGGCACAGATCGTCCCGATGGCCTGACGCCGAGATAGTTCAATCATATTGGATTCTTGTCAATTGTCTAATTAGTACTTACGAAAATGTCGGTAGTGGTCCCTACCTCAGATCGAATGCTGAGCGTCGCCGCTGCAGTTACCGACCGACGAAGTATTTGGGAATCGGGCGGTTTATCGGAGACTACTCATCCGCCGTCTTCCAGAAGCAACGCTGTCGCTCTTCGATCTCCGACAGGACCCTCGAGAGAACGTCCCGCCAGTCTGCTGGGTGCGAGGTGTCGTCACCGGGTGTCGGTGCGTCGGGCCCCGGATGGACGTGGTCACGAGTATTGTGATCGGACGGGTGTCTGTCCCATCGGTGATCGAACTCGCCCGCTTCGTGTTCCTCGTGATAGTGTAGCGAGAAATCTCTGTTCTCGAACCAGACGACGTCGAGACGAGCAGTACGAACTCGCTCAGGGTAGAATCGCTGGTCGTACACGCAAACTAACCGCTCTGGAGCGAACGTCGGCCGATCCTCGATTCGTTCGAAACGGTCCGCAGCGGCGAGTCGCTCTCGAATAACGCCGAGCCGGTCGAAGTCGACTGGAGCGCCGCCAAATGAGTCGGACGCGTTCTCGTCGACGCCGGTCATACCGCCGAGTGTAGATCAGCGACGTTACCGGACTCGGTCGTGAGCGCTCGCTCGAGAAGCGCCACGCGACGACGAGCCGTTTGCCACGCGGTGAGACGCTCCCAGACGGCCTCGATAGATTGGTCGGTTCCCTCGGCGTAGCGTGCAATCGAGATGTCGGCTGGTACTGCAGTATCGAACTCCTCCGCCAATGTCTCCGCACGCTCCGATTCCGTCCGTAGCAGGTCCAGAAGTTCCTCGGTGGCGTACTCGTTCCGAAGCGTCTGGACGCGCCGCCAGTTCAGGTACTCCTGGTTCCGTTCGTAGGTAGCCGGCGATTCCGTGACTTGTCTCACGATCCCCATCCGTTCGAACCAGTTTAAGTACTCGCGCGCGGCGTCGACACCGTGACCCGCGAGATCGGCCACGTCGTTCGCAGTCGCCGGACTGTCGAGTGCGAGGACCGCATCGAAAAAGTCGTCCCGCGCTCGATCGCCGCGGACGAGGTCTTCTGGAGCGGGTACCGAGTCGAAGTCGGGCGCTTCGAAGTGCTCGTCGTCGGCCTGTAACTCGTCGCGCGGTTCTTTCATACGAACCCCATCGGGGTGAGACGGAATAAATCTTTTTGGCACGGAATAACCCGCTCGAGTCGGTGACGTTCGAAGACAAAGAGGGGTTCTATGGGAGACAGCCCAGTTCGGGACTTCGCCAGCGCCTTCGGTTCTCGAGCGATTGATTCGGCCGGTCGCGAGTACGCTGGTGTCGATTCGACTCCACTGCCCCACTACCCTTTTTCGATCAGCTTTCGTGTGTGAGTCCTCGCCGGTGATTACTGCGATCCGCGATCGGATCGGGGCGGTAAACGCCTCGAGAACCGTCTGAGATAGCGGTCAGTCGTCCGCGCTCTCAGGACTCTCCCGGATGTCGGTCACGACCTCGGATCGGGATCTGTCGATGGCAACGTCCTCGTCCGTGATCTCCTGGACGCGCTCGGCGAACTCCTCGGACTGAAGCACTTCGTACTCCTGTTGGAGCCCCCGATACACCGTATAACACATCACGACGAGGACGAGCGCGAACGGGAACCCGGTCGCGATCGCCGCCGTCTGGAGGGCGTTGAGACCGCCGCCGTAGAGCAACAGGGCGGCGACGACGCCTTCGGTGATCGCCCAGAAGATGCGCTGGATCTTCGGCGCGTCGCGTTTCCCGCCGGAGGTCAAGTGGTCGATGACCAGCGAGCCGGAGTCCGAGGACGTGACGAAGAACGTGGCCACGAGCAGGATGGCCACCAATCCAGAGACCGCGCCGAACGGAAACTGCTCGAGCAGGGCGAACATTGCCGTCGTCTGGCCGGCTTGCTCGTAGGCTGTGAGCACCGCGCCGCCGCCCTCGAGCGAGTTGAACAGCGCGCTCCCGCCGAAGGCGGCGAGCCAGACCGTCGAGAACAGCGACGGGAGGACGAGGACGCCGACGACGAACTCCCGGATGGTCCGTCCCTTCGAGATGCGCGCGATGAACGTGCCGACGAACGGCGACCAAGCGATCCACCACGCCCAGTAGAACACCGTCCAGCCGTCGACCGTTGACGATCCGTCGCTGAGCGCGCCGGTGAAAAATGCCAGCGACGGGAGGTTACTGAAGTACGATCCGAGTCCCTGCACCCACGCCCCGAAGATAAAGACGGTCGGCCCGACGAGGACGACGAATCCGAACAGCGCGAACATCAGGTAGACGTTCAGCGTGCTCAGGCGCTTGACGCCGCCTTCCAGACCGGCCGCGACGGAGGTCGTCGCGATGGCGGTGATGACGGCGATGAGCAGTATCTGTGGAACGGTTCCAGTCGGGACGCTTGCGACGCCTAAGATATCACCCAGGACGTACGAGAGGCCGGTGTTGATCTGTTTGACGCCGAGGCCGAGCGACGTCGCGAGGCCGAACAGCGTCGCGAACACGGTTACAAGGTCGATGAGGTGGCCCGGCCAGCCGTAGATCCGGTCGCCGAGCAGCGGCCAGAATATCGACCGGAACGTCAGGGGGAGCCCGCGGTTGAACGAGAAGAACGCCAGACCGAGCCCGACCAGACCGTAGATCCCCCACGGGTGAATCCCCCAGTGGAAGAACGTCTGTGTCAGGGCGGCAACGCCCGCCATCCCGGTCCCCGCTTCGGCGTCGAAGAACCCGGGGACGTCGGAGTAGTAGACTAGCGGCTCGGAGACGCTGTAGAACATCAGCCCGATACCCATCCCCGCGCTGAACAGCATCGCCATCCACGCGAAGTCGCCGAACTCCTTCTCGGCTTCCACGCCGCCGATCCGGATCTTCCCGTACTTGCTGAACGCGAAAAACAGGAGGACGGCGATGAAGAAGTTCACCGAGAGCAGGTAGAACCAGCCGAAGTTCCCCTCGAAGAAGCTCCGAACGCCCGCGTACACTGTGGCAGCCTGTTCGCCGAGGAGGACGGTGGCGGCGACGAATGTGGCGACCAGGAAGAGCGAAATCGGAAAGACGACTGGGTGGACGTCGAATCCCCACTTCTGGACGTTGCCGTCGCCGGGATCGTGTTCGGAATCCGGATGGAACAGATCCATCTGGAGCCCCTCCGTGAGCCCGCCGGAGTCGTCACTGTCGCCCATTCGTCACCACCTCTGGTGCCGGCTCGGGCCGTCGTTCAGTCTGACTCGAGTCGGTTCGCTCCGCTCGTAAGGCATGATCGATCTGATACTGAGTGACATTCGTGCTTGGATCTGTGTTCGATCAGTCGAGTACGCGATACGCCTGCCACGTCGCTGCTATCGTATTGTCCGTCACAGTACCGTCTGTTCAAGTTCGTTCGTTCGACGCTTGATTCTGTCACCCGCCCGCGCTCGGGCGGGATAAGCGATACAGGCGTGTTCTCGGGAGCGAGTTCGCGTCTACTCTTGTCACCTTCTCCTGCCTCGCACACTTGAATGTGTTGCATGATGACTGTCAGTATTGTTCGATGAGTACACCGTGTCTTCGAACCGCTTTTCCGTCTCTAGGTGTGACGGTTGGAGCATCGTGACGAACCTCTACGAGCAAACCCAATCCGAGATCGAACCGCTCGACCTCCGATTCTCCGAGCGCGAACTCGAGGCGCGCGTCGACCACCTCACCGATTTCGTCGTCGACGAAGTCAACGCAGCCGATGTCGACGGCGCACTCATCGCGCTTTCGGGCGGCATCGACAGCACGACGACCGCCAACCTCGCGGTCGAAGCCCTCGGTGCCGACGCGGTCCACGGGCTCCTCCTCCCGAAGGAGGTCAACGAGGACGCGAACATGAGCGACGCCGAACGGGTCGCCCGCGAACTCGACATCAGCTACGACGTCCTCGAAGTCGATGGCATCGTCGACGAGATCCTCGACACGTACGACGCCGATCCCGAAGACGACTCCGAGGGCAGCTGGGAAGGACGATACATCGGGAACACGAGCGCTCGAGTCCGAATGCTGTTGAACTACCTCGTTGCGGGCTACGAGAACAAACTCGTTCTCGGAACGGGCAACCGCGCCGAACTCGCCACCGGATACGTGACGAAGTACGGCGACGGCGGCGTCGATTGTAACCCGCTCGGGAACCTCTACAAACAGCAGGTTCGACAGCTCGCCGCCCACCTCGGCGTCGACGAATCGCTCGTCCAGAAGACGCCGACCGGCGGCATGGTCGACTACGATACCGACGAGGAGGAATTCGGCGTCGACTACGACACGTTAGACGCCGTTCTCGCGCTCCACGTCGACGGCGGCGTCCCCGCCGCGGCGACGGCTCGCCTCACGGACACCTCTATCGACGAAGTCGAGCACATCGTCGAGATGCACGAGCAGAGCGACCATAAGCGGACGCCACCATCGACGCCGGAACCGCTGTAACTAGATCTGGGATTCTGACCCCAATCGGTCATACCCTGCTTGTCTCGAGACGGCCACACCCGCTCTCGGACCCGCAACTCGAGTGTAACCGAACACGGTTCGAATCGAGAGTTGAATGTGGAAAGTTAACATGTAGTATGCCATATCATGGCTCTCAGTGTGTCGGTGACAGAGCTTCGAAGCCGCGTGACTACCGCTCTGAACTGGCGGATAGAA
Coding sequences within:
- a CDS encoding succinylglutamate desuccinylase/aspartoacylase domain-containing protein; its protein translation is MTATASFALIGVAGANDGSESDSSRESYQILEGTDHETTVYRTTASADGPTVVVVGGMHGNEVGGYEAASAIAEWDIDAGTLVTIPRANAEAVELGTRSGDDGIDLNRQFPQGQEPTTDVARAIWNVLENHDPDIVIDLHESIGIYAGGPVDGVGQAIFHSDGAETATDADQAADTVSQNLVDEPALEFTTDTFAGPETEPSGLLVHKAARDLDAQSFLIETLSRGPALETRVQWHTRLVTDLVEEGLFEAETTPEDSSDETADGSSDETAGDADDSSDETTGAGSDGSSDETANDSDDEVIEQCPAGDA
- a CDS encoding PGF-CTERM sorting domain-containing protein encodes the protein MKFETTTRETRWTVLTAVMIVSMLALSTVAAGAATAAVQDGDENATADLELTVDAPDSVETSESATIDVTVAAAGDEQVTTDVVFEIDGEEIREEVTASADEDGSVTITVEGVALSEGDNQWTVTAGDEEQSGTLAVTDSADDSETDDESTDESGASGNETTGDDTADNGTETGDEGTTDNESNASENESAANETADNESPSGDTADNETAGDDTEGENNASGTDGDTDSQNDDSAPGFGVVGTLAAVLVGGLLFARRRS
- a CDS encoding ArsR family transcriptional regulator, encoding MQLAGSLRTTADDRILEIFRERGNLTPAPVEEFGGPSSSHASRSCKKFARHGLLEQIVTGLYTITDEGKAYLDDEFDASELDPLEDSK
- a CDS encoding DUF7342 family protein; protein product: MKEPRDELQADDEHFEAPDFDSVPAPEDLVRGDRARDDFFDAVLALDSPATANDVADLAGHGVDAAREYLNWFERMGIVRQVTESPATYERNQEYLNWRRVQTLRNEYATEELLDLLRTESERAETLAEEFDTAVPADISIARYAEGTDQSIEAVWERLTAWQTARRRVALLERALTTESGNVADLHSAV
- a CDS encoding BCCT family transporter, with the protein product MGDSDDSGGLTEGLQMDLFHPDSEHDPGDGNVQKWGFDVHPVVFPISLFLVATFVAATVLLGEQAATVYAGVRSFFEGNFGWFYLLSVNFFIAVLLFFAFSKYGKIRIGGVEAEKEFGDFAWMAMLFSAGMGIGLMFYSVSEPLVYYSDVPGFFDAEAGTGMAGVAALTQTFFHWGIHPWGIYGLVGLGLAFFSFNRGLPLTFRSIFWPLLGDRIYGWPGHLIDLVTVFATLFGLATSLGLGVKQINTGLSYVLGDILGVASVPTGTVPQILLIAVITAIATTSVAAGLEGGVKRLSTLNVYLMFALFGFVVLVGPTVFIFGAWVQGLGSYFSNLPSLAFFTGALSDGSSTVDGWTVFYWAWWIAWSPFVGTFIARISKGRTIREFVVGVLVLPSLFSTVWLAAFGGSALFNSLEGGGAVLTAYEQAGQTTAMFALLEQFPFGAVSGLVAILLVATFFVTSSDSGSLVIDHLTSGGKRDAPKIQRIFWAITEGVVAALLLYGGGLNALQTAAIATGFPFALVLVVMCYTVYRGLQQEYEVLQSEEFAERVQEITDEDVAIDRSRSEVVTDIRESPESADD
- a CDS encoding NAD+ synthase, encoding MTNLYEQTQSEIEPLDLRFSERELEARVDHLTDFVVDEVNAADVDGALIALSGGIDSTTTANLAVEALGADAVHGLLLPKEVNEDANMSDAERVARELDISYDVLEVDGIVDEILDTYDADPEDDSEGSWEGRYIGNTSARVRMLLNYLVAGYENKLVLGTGNRAELATGYVTKYGDGGVDCNPLGNLYKQQVRQLAAHLGVDESLVQKTPTGGMVDYDTDEEEFGVDYDTLDAVLALHVDGGVPAAATARLTDTSIDEVEHIVEMHEQSDHKRTPPSTPEPL